In one window of Myotis daubentonii chromosome 13, mMyoDau2.1, whole genome shotgun sequence DNA:
- the NEUROG3 gene encoding neurogenin-3, with protein MRPRMAPQPSGAPAVQVTPDTEPPFPVASSAQEPCIVSAPPSPTRVSGDPVEAEGSGCRGAARKLRARRGGRSRPKSELALSKQRRSRRKKANDRERNRMHNLNSALDALRGVLPTFPDDAKLTKIETLRFAHNYIWALTQTLRLADHSLYGLEPPCEELGSPDGGSRGDWGSLYSPVSQAGSLSPAASLEERPGLQAASPACLPGALAFADFL; from the exons ATGAGACCAAG GATGGCGCCTCAGCCCTCGGGTGCGCCGGCTGTCCAAGTGACCCCCGACACGGAGCCGCCCTTCCCGGTCGCCTCGAGCGCGCAAGAGCCCTGCATCGTGTCCGCTCCGCCCAGCCCCACTCGCGTGTCAGGGGACCCCGTCGAGGCCGAAGGGAGCGGCTGCCGAGGGGCCGCCAGGAAGCTCCGGGCGCGGCGTGGGGGACGCAGCCGGCCCAAGAGCGAGCTGGCGCTGAGCAAGCAGCGGCGGAGCCGACGCAAGAAGGCCAACGACCGCGAGCGCAATCGGATGCACAACCTCAATTCGGCCCTGGACGCGCTGCGCGGGGTCCTGCCCACCTTTCCCGACGACGCGAAGCTCACCAAGATCGAGACGCTGCGCTTCGCGCACAACTACATCTGGGCGCTGACGCAGACGCTGCGCCTAGCGGACCACAGCCTGTACGGTCTGGAGCCTCCCTGCGAGGAGCTGGGCAGCCCGGACGGCGGCTCCCGGGGAGACTGGGGCTCCCTCTACTCCCCGGTCTCCCAGGCTGGCAGCCTGAGCCCCGCCGCCTCGCTGGAGGAGCGCCCCGGGCTGCAGGcggcctcccctgcctgcctgccgggcGCCCTGGCCTTTGCAGACTTTCTCTGA